AGAAATTTATGCTCCGAAATGTCAGTGTCAACATTCAAATGTTATGTATAGACACATACACGGGATTTTGCTGAATAACATATGCATGACCTGCTAGCagatattgcaaaaaaaaaaattagtatttcACATGTACAGGTCTACAATCAAAACATGCTCTGATCAGCCGTAGAAACTCAGAAGCTGGATAAGAGCAACATGTCATAATCAGCAACTCagatgattattttttgaaggaaaagggAAATTTGCCTGAACTTCCAAACTTCCAAATACTCTGATCAGCTGTAGACCCATGCACGTCTCTTCTATGCAAGAAACAAGCGTCAACTATTTCATCCGACATTTTCACAAACACGTCGTGAGCAAGAGAAGGCAATATGGCACGAATCACGTCATGCTTCAACGTCGCTCGGGAACACAAATTAGAAAGAGGGAGGCAAGGCCCATGACCGAAGAGCGCAGCGAATGCAAGAAAACAAGCAACCCGGAACCAAAGAACGGCAAAtcaaaaggaggaagaaagcaGCCACACTACACAAACAGAGCAAAGCAAGTCTCGGCCTGCTGATGTCTAGATAGAAATTTGAGACAGGTTAGCACACGGGTCAATGGTTCGTAATCTTGTGAAAGCATCTTAAGATAAATCCTTCTATGATGTGAAGAACCATCGCTATATTAAAGTCCAaggtcttctcttttttttttccttacagaTTGAGTGGGCCATTTCTATGAGTAACAGTCAAAGAACCACAAATTTCACAACGTATCTTTTTGAACCTGTGGCACTGTGAATTAAATTAAGCATCCAtttatggaaatttttggagattAGAATGTTACAAAATTTCAGCCGCTATAAAGCTTGCGGGGAAaatgtcacgacctaaaattcgaagactctaggctaatggattatcaagttaattatttaactaacatAATTTAGACTCTTTCAAgttcataccaaatcgcaacttaatatgcaaagatatttaaattggagttgccactaatcgtttttggtaagtcgattagaaacctaagtaaattagcggaagaattaaattacttctacgagccggagattctaagtccggggacttaaTTACGCTatattactctaacgccctttcaatacctttttatttcatgaaaatgaattttgtcaagcaacattaattgattttaacctaagtcactaacaaaggttattaTGCGATTGCATagtcaattaattgaacatccgtAAGTTAAGGTAATTGCGGGAAGCATAcaccaagacaaattgttctcacttttgaatttttgctttttaatgggataaagactaacctatatgcaatgcatgaatttaatctaagatgcaaatgaattaaattaaatgcaaggaaatcctaagcatgcatatgaaattaatttaattaactacatgactaatctagatgacatgcaattaaatgaaactaatgtacaaatgatgctacggtctaattaaattgactacatgacttacgaattaattgaagacctaaacatgcaaattctatgtgatctaaacctagcatgcaaatgatatagcaagcttgttttaattttgttttttcggattaatgattgactccaaataaaaatatgcctaaagataattatcttacatactttagggtttaagtttgcctaatccccaacatattaaagataaattattttagacatgaaaatctactcaaatatgCTGATTCTATcgtagaatgcaaatctaaattaactcattctaaaattaataaaacgtgcgaatatctacatgattttaggATGCAACTTTGTCTAAAATACaatgcaatatttttttgaattttaaatatcatgcaagagaatattcattgtaaagatattatgccaataaaatcaagtggatatatcaaccgatctttgaaaatatttcgcgaatatttgagttaatctttaattcgtaatcttacgattaacaaTTGAACTCAAATCGTTGCTCGTGTGGCAAGTTACAGATTAGcagattttcctaatcgatcacattttgaaagatttttgatatcttgagtatcttcaagaaattttcaaaaaaaagattttgaaattgtCAGATTTTATTCCAACCAAATCTTTCAAACTAGGCAAGTCATATATTGCacaacaaaaattccaaaacatTCTATTTAGACAAGCAATCCATCAATTTAGGTAATCGGATATTGCGATATTCTAAATCAAGCAACGAAATTTTAAGATATGCATTCTAACATTCAATCCATGCAAAATAGGTAAAACAATATTTAAcacattcaaattaggaaatataCCTAATATCGCAAGGATGTTCTCCAATTTGACCGcaaatttctttgaaaaggcTTGGGAATCTCTTCGTTCGAAAGTTCGTCGGCTTGGTGCTGGTGCGAAGGAACCTGCGGAGCCTGGTTTGGGATTGGAACAGCTCAGGACAGCGGATGGTGATGCTGGACGGCGGTTCAACGAGCCTTCACAGTAGGGGTTCATCAATGAATGAGATCGTGGATTTCATCCTCGCTAGTGCACGTCGGTCTTCTTGTAGGGTCGGGAGCATGCAAGGCGAAATATTCACGAGTCAAGGAAAGGCTCGTTGGACTGATCTCCTCTCTCACGGCAAATCTGCAAGAGAAGCACCGAAGAGGAACAAGACCTACGTTgatcccttttttgtttttttcaagtGAGAGGACCCTTCTTTTGTCAAAGTCAGAGTACGAAGATCTGTGTAAAAGAAGTCTCGTGCTCTCCCTTGTcttttcctctctccctctttctccgAAAACCCTTTTTGGACGAATCCCCTTTCTTTTAGTTTCCCGCTTTGCTCCCCCTAAGTAAACTGTCATGCACGAATATCACGGGACTATGCTGATTCTCTCGAATCTTGATCAACAGACTAAAGGCTTCTAAATGAATTACGGGCttattaatcaaattctaaacCATTCGATTAAACCCGTCAATCGTCGACCCGATGAATATGCAAAATGTATGGGGCCATGTCCGCACGACTAGCTCAAGTCTGTTTCTATTTTAGgttcaattaaatgcaaaatgcaatgcccgaatgacaaaattaaatatgaataatgacttaattattattatatatatttttttgtaggaactaaaagtaattcctgatttttttttttttgaaaaagttaatGACTAAAAGgatagccaaaatttaggtgtcaacagaaaattactaaaaaatgtcctaaacctattacaactGTGTCAattcagacttttttttttgttgtttcagtcttaaacattttacaattaGCCTAATTTAATATTTCAAGTCAATTTTTACCGATTGACTGCAACTATCCGacaacatatttattttttctttttctttttcaactcttccatcttcttcctccagccgatcGCTGGATTGGCGATCGGCCAGAGGCGACGACcgacgaggtcgacctcgccgaccTCAGGAGAAGCTTGCCTCACTGGCGATCaaccggaggaagaagagggaagaaaacaaaaaagagagaatgaagaagaaaacaaaaaaaaaattatcggtCCGACAGGATGCGTTTGTGAATGTacaatctattttcttttttttgtcgccAAGCACAACAGAAGACATTTTCTAGACATCGCTCACTTACCTAACTTGCCAactctacaagtcaagaatttTCCCAATCTGAGATAGTTCAACTAGGATCATATACAGATCTCGCCATAAATATATGACAGACGATCGAACCCCATATACGCAAACTAGTTATCTTAGGACATAGGATTTCACCATCTCAAACAATGGTCCGATGGAAGTTGTGCGAACATCGAATCGACACCGATGGAGAATTGGGGAACAGGGAAGGTTCGACCGGCGATAGCTAGGCCGAGAGCGGTGTGCTGTGACGGGACGGCCACGACTCTATGCCCTCGGACAAGATCGGCTCGAGCAACGATCAGCAACTTTCGTAACGTCTCCATAATCGCTCGATCCGAGCAGCGAAAAGAGAACGACGAGCCTGTGTGCCAACACTTTTTCGAGACGTCGGAGCGGCAAGCGATGGCAATTGTCGTGGATGAGGGCAACTCAGACTGTAGCGAGCCGCGCGGCGGACGATCAATCCCCGGAGTGAAGGCGACGGTGGTTTGGTCCGCGGGAGAGAGTTAGAGAAGAAGTGTGATGGTGGATGCATTAATGGTGCAATTGATGGAAGGATTCTTTCATGCAATTGACcccgcaattttttttttgttgcaattttTCATATAAACATTTTGCGTTTTGACCCCACTAAAAATCTAATCCGACCAATTTAGCCCCACGTCTTGCCTGGAAATCTGATTGGTCCTTGCCGGTGTTCTGAGAAGTAAACGTCAAAGGAATCTCGATACCTTTCGTCGGTAGTATATACATAtacaaaaaggtcaaaaaagtCGCACACGTCAAGCATTCGCAAATTCGATTTGGGCAAGTATACTTTTGAAGTTCAAGCAGTGATCACTGACCTgtacataattataataaaaactagggttaatacaacgaaaaatccaaaattaatatacctataacaaatttacctcaaattatttttttaaccataaaaaactccaaacctgtacaaatttgataaattaatcttgaactattttttgaccatcaaaaaccctaaattggtacatctgtgataaatttagcctaaactagttttttttatcacaaaaaaccccaaacttgtatgATTGTGATAAGTTTGctctccgttaaattggattaataccacggaaaatccctaattgatacacatgtgacaaacatagggtaaaaatcataaactagtacTCCCGTaaactgtcacgtgtcatttaactcaGTAATTTAAAGGTTATATTTAATGAAAtataacgaagggtaaatttgttataagtgtatcggtttgggataaatttatcaaaagtgttccaatttaagattttttgtggtcaaaaaaatagtttgtgataaatttgtcacaagtgtaccaatataatatttttcgtgaaattaacTCTAAAGACTATGTTCTTGAATATTGTAAGAAGTTTTTTTAAGCCTATTTAATTTAAAACAATCCCAATTATAAAGGGATAAATCACACATAGCACTAGAGCAGCTTGTAATAAAAACAgacaaaattatccaaaaactcCTAAAATTATTTGATATCATGCCACCGGCCGAtgttcacgtcggcgattttcggcaaaaattAGCCGAACCGACTCGATTAgtaagaagtgaaaaaaaaaatttaagatttaattagcaaaattaaaaggtttaaattgaattggcaaaaagtgcaatagatttaggattttttggataatttttttccattaaaaacTGTATACTAATGACCTTGACGCACTCATTGACAAAATCCCTTTTCAAAATACTCACTATTGGTCTAACAAAGCCGCACGTCTTCCCTTCTTGCGAATTGCACAGCAGTTTCATGTCCTCGATCATATATTGCGACACTTGTATTAGGTTCCGCTAATCAAAAACTCGTGTCCCTTTGTGCATCGTGATCGATGACCCTAAGTTTTGAAGTTATATTACAAATATTGACAAAATCACGGACCCGACATTCGGAGGAGGTCGGGGGCGGTGGGGGGCCTTCCTCCGGTCCGTCACGACGGTGGGCTCGGCCGCTTTTCCGGGCGGAAAAGGGATGATTAGCCAAAGTGAATCGGATAGGAGTTGGTACCAAGTCAGTGTTTGGAGCGTTGATCGGCGGATGGAGTGGGTGGGACGCCGTTAATGGAAAGCGAGTAAGTTCTATAAAAGGATCAAACAAgttttgttttcctcttttcctaATCTCCTCATTgacttctcttcttcctttttttacttCATTCCTGCTCTCCTCCTTTGCTTTTCACACCTACTCTTATCTCTCCTCCAAGCTATAAAATTCCAACCCGGCATTATGATTTAGGGATCAAAATACATCGGCAAAAAGACACCTCAAGTGtgaatatttatgtacggtgctTACTttgatataaatattttttcttggatcacttaagtgccattttaaaaaaaaaatgattttttaagttCCAAATCCAGTGAGGTCACCTTAATTTCTTGCACTTGGTATTAAAGTGATCgcttttctccgatttgacactaaaccgatattttttgaatcacttaaatgtcaatttttttgaaaaatgattattgaGGTGCCAATTCTAGTGAGGTCGTCGGAATTTCTTGATGTTAGTgctaaagtgattattttttctccgatttggcacttaagtgattcaaaaaaatattaacaccaaagtgagcattgtacacaaatattgacgcTTGATGTGTTCTTATGCCGAAatacaccaaaaaaataaacactCCGAACCAAATTGAATtgagaatttcaatttgatttcgCGGTTTGTACCGAATCGTGCTTAGCCATCCATGTTCCCTAGCCCACCCCGAAAAGAAACTAGGACAAATTTAGTTAGTTTTCATGTTCCAATTGAACACTTTccattttgaattattctcaaAGGAGAAGATTCTTCTTTTAACCAAACATTTGTGGATACAATCATAATCTTACAATAAGAACAAGGGATCTTTCTCCATTAGTCTCCTTGCCCCTCATTATTCAAGAATTAGAAAGAtcctttttcaagtttgaatttgttcatttgaaaTCTGAGttcttttgcttcatttttttacttatttttttattatttttccgtctttttctttgttttttttttttttttcgtaacttCGGGCTAATTTCTTAAATTCCATGTTGAGGTGCGACCAttcttttcagatttttttcgTATCAACTACTTCAgctattttttttcgtttgtatATTTACAAATCCTTTTGTATATTAACTAATTCATAATCGAAAATTcttttattgtgattgattgTTTCTTAATGATATCGCTTATAATTTACGCAAATAAAGTCTCACAATCTCCTGTAAAATTCAGTTTTTAACTTTACCAAAATACTAATGCaatatatgaccaaaaaaaaaaaagaaatactaaggcaatataattaatttatgttGTCTTTTAGTAGAATGGAATTGACAAGATAAATCCAAAGTactataataataaaatattatatcaaTAGTACtctatattatttttatctcaatAAAGAACAAGACGTATTACACttcttaactttttttattaaataattagCAAGAAAACAAACCTTTGCCACCTCATCTTCTCATTGGACAACGGGCATTaggattaggaaaataatttggagaagatggaagaaaatcgaatcgaatcgaattgaGTCGAACTGAAATAATATGATTTGGAAAAGTACGAAATCGaaccaaactaaaaaaaaagaggcttgAAATAAAACCGAATTAAATCGATAATTTCAGCTTGTCTCGCTTTGAAACCGAAACGAGTTAGTTAAGCGCGCGAAGgattcataaaaatcaaaagaagggCGCACGTGGACAATAGAGACAAAAGATGAAGAGAGAGGGAATCACGAATGAGATTCGCTCATTTAAGACGAAGTTGTACGAGAATTTTGTGGCATCCCTCGGTCCTTGGATTGGACTTGTGATGCATGGCATGGCTGGATCGGGTACGAAACTGGATACCCGCCGAATCTTTGCGGGCCCCGAGTTCCGATCTTTCCATCTGGCCCTTTTCGCCGACCAGGACCAccttgaatgccatgttgagcGCCACCTGCCTCCGCCTCATTTCTCAGTGTATTTTAAGCCCCAATGAGCAGGAGTTGCACGCCACTCCGAGTTGTATAAAGAAGACCCTTTTGGCCTTCGTCAAGAGAGAGGGCCAatcgcgcagagagagagagagagagagaggagtttctGTAGAGTTGGGAAAGGAGAGACATGGAGTCGTTTAGGTCGATGCCGAAGGTGGAGCTGCATGCCCACCTCAATGGCTCCATCAGAAACTCAACGATCTTGTGAGTGAGCTAGGGGGTCCTTGGGTTTTTCTTGTGTTTGATGCCTTCTATGTGTTTGATGTAGTGCCCGGCAGAATGCAGAGTTTGAACTCCGGACTGCcctggccttttttttttaactgttcCTACTGTATTTTCGGAGTTGTATTTTGATTGTTGTTGTGGAGGAGTATTGATCTTGATTTTGCACTTGCAGAGAACTTGCTAGAGATTTGGGTCAGAAGGGCGTCATTGATTTCTTGGACGTGGAGCACGTCATCATGAAAAGTATGCATTCTAGTCTGTTATTCTGTGTTTTTCTCTGCTTTGGTGCTGAGGACTTGGAGGGAATAGAGTCAAAATTTGAACTTTGAGTTTTCGAGTAAGCCCGTGGTAACTGCTATCAGGAAATTCTACTTTTTGTACGCGAATTCAGCAAAAGATTTACGGAGTGATGCGACTAGGTAGAGCACCTTGTGCTGAATATGTTATGATGTTATGCGAATTTGACAGAAAATGCAACAGAAAGAATGCTATTTGGTATGAATTCAAAAGGCCAGAGACTAATAAGACTGTGATTGAACCATACTGTTAACTGCTATAGATGAACCACAACTGCTTATTGTGTAAGCACATTGAAAATGCAGGAGAGTCCATGTCCACGATCATGACATGTACTCATATACATGGTCTCAGTGCACCTTTCACTGACGTTCTTTCTTGGAACTTGCACCTGTTACTGGACATGGAATGGGCTCTTGTTTCCTAAGAAGCTATGGCAACAAAAGCAAAGTCTTAACATTTAGTCTGGTCCTATTTGCGATGTCTATCGTCTACAGCTTTAATGGAATAATTGATATGTTGAcacaatttctatttctgaattTCTTTGTGGTTTAGATGATCGTTCTTTGGTTGAAGTGTTCAAATTATTTGATCTCGTTCATGTTATTACAACTGAGCACTCGACCATCACGAGGATTACTAAAGAAGTAAGACCATTTAGCCCTACCGCGTAATCTCTTGCTTCAGATAACGCATTTTTCATCAATGCTGTTCCTCACAGGTTATTGAAGATTTTGCTTCTGAGAATGTGGTCTACTTAGAGTTAAGAACAACTCCAAAGGTGCTTACATTGTACTTCAGTTCCTTTTTATCTCATATTCCAGGAATGACATATTATATTATTGTTATATGGAGGAAGTTACTGAACATCTTCATTCTgtaaagaaaaatgattccATAGGAATGAGCAAGCGCTCTTACATGGAAGCAGTGATTCAAGGTTTGAGAGCCGTTGCTAGCTTCGATGTCCATTTTGTACCTCAGACCAAACAAGTAGCGAGTTCCTTCAATTCTCAATTTATGGAGAATTCCTTAAATGGATCTGCTAAAAAGAAGATTTATGTTAGACTTCTTCTCAGCATTGACCGCCGTGAGACCACCATTGCTGCATTGGAAACTGTATGTTCTAGAGTCGTGTGCTCTTTGAGGTGTAAGTTACTCATTTTAGCATCAAATTGCTTCGCAAACAGGTCTTAGTTGCAATCAGCTTTTGTAGGTTGAGCTTGCACTGGAAATGAGGGATGTTGGAGTAGTTGGTGTAGATCTTTCGGGGAACCCCACTGTGGGAGAATGGTAATTGTTCCTGAGGACGCTTTTAAGCCGACAAGTTCTTTCTGATTCTGCATTTATCTTGTGACCTATAAATGGCCCTGCCATGACTGCTCTTTTTATTATCAGGGATACTTTCGTCCCAGCACTAAGTTTTGCAAGGCAGAAAGGTCTCAGAGTAACTCTTCATTGTGGAGAGGTGCATTTGTTTTTCTGATATACTTGCTCCTGTATCTGAACTTGTCTTTTTTGCTCTTTCCACAATTAACATTTAATAGTCTTCAACAAGTGGCTTTTGTATGTTAGTGGTATTAGGTACCTAATCGGAAGGAGATCCAACAAATGCTGGACTTTGTTCCTGAAAGAATAGGGCATGCTTGTTGCTTCTGTGAGGAAGACTGGAGGAAGTTGAAGGCTCTTAACGTTCCAGTGAGATACTCAGAACCATTCAGTTTGTAAGTGACAGAATGAGCTTCATGTTTGAATGAACTCTTAGTGGTATGCTTCTAACTTTTGCAGGTAGAAATTTGCTTGACTTCCAACGTCATGACTCAATCTGTTTCTTCCATAGATGTGCACCACTTCGGTAAGTTTTGAGCCTCTTTGTCAACTAAAAGATGTTCATCTAAGTTCTTGTAACAATCTTACTTGGATTGAGTGTGTTTCTCATTGCGTGCTTGCTTTTAAGACATTTCTTTTGGGATTTGTAAGCATGGGCATCTCTTATTTGTGCGTCATGGCATTGAGTGCTTGTTTGTGCAGCCGATCTATACAGGGCACAACACCCTGTAGCCTTGTGCACCGATGACACGGGTGTCTTTTCCACTAGCCTTTCCCAGGAATACAGCCTGGCATCTTCCACATTCGGTGAGTACAATCTCAACTGTGCTTTTAACGAAGAATTAAGACCCCGAGCTAACGCTTGCTTTATCTGAAAAGGTATTGACAAGGCAGACATTTTCGATTTAGCATACAAAGCGATTTCGCAAGCATTTGCCGATCACAAAGTGAAGGATGAAGTGAGAAAGATTTTTTCATCTGCCAAGGGTCAGGTTTCCTCCATGGATCGAATTGATCCATGATCTCTGCATATGCAAGACAACCCCTAAGCTCTAACATACGGGTCCATCTAGAGAGCGATTTGACTGCCTTAGGCCCCAAAGATCCCCTTGTTTTGGTTAGTCAATTGATGCAACTTGGACAGTTCTAGGAAGTCTACGTTTAGCATGGCTCAAACCTCGTAGGACGTTTCGCCATTTAATAACTGTTGCAGGACAATGCCATTCGATCTTAATATGCTGTTACTAGATTATAAAGAGTGTCTCTTTCCTTTCGTTTTGGTTTCTCTTGCATCGTTATTCCGATTTCGGTGAATTGATGAATCGGGTTAAACGTGGATCATACCATGCGGCTGCAGCGGTGGCGATCGGTGGGGGTGGGATGGCGGTTGGGTATTCAGGTAGTTTCTCAAGCTGAACATTCCATCATTTGCCTGTTGGAATCAATCAGTTGCAGGCTGAGCTGCACAATTTAGTCAATGAAGATGGAGAGCATGAATCCATATGATTAAGTGGGGAGTTAATTATTTCCGTCACTATAGTCAAGCAACTTTTATCAATCGCCGGCCTACTGGGTATAAAAATGAGGGTTCCTAAGGAATCATGCTTGTACTAAAGTGAAGACGTTCCACATGATGAAGCCGAAAGCACCACGAGCAATGAAAAAGAATCAGTAGGTGGCAGAGACAAAACCCCACACAAGGGACCAAAGacacctttttttccctttttgtgggTCAAAACCAAAGACACTTGAGGAAgcaattgatttgttttttttcccattaatttttttcaattttttctacttttaaattttatttattaattaactTATTAAATTTTCAGACCAACTAATGACAGTGAAATcttgcccctctctctctccatttctcaACCCGAGACTATGATGGGGGGAAAAGAAGTTTTACCAAACAAGCAAAATGACTTGGGACACCAATCGAGCCGAGAGAGATATTCGTTCCTCCATTTAGGCCCCCCAGACCATGTTCCTATGTAAGGAATTGATCtagaaaatttacttcaaacgCAACCCCGACAAAGAAAAATGCGCGACGGATGGCTAGGTAATATCGACGTTAGTGCTACCGATCCTCGAATGTTTTAACCGGGATGTGACTGAAATTTACTTATGAGTTTTCTATAAATTGTCAACTCGAAAAGAAAAGCGACTATGGCTTTAAAATTCACAAGGACGGCAAAATATTTTAACCGGAAAACATGGATGCTCTGATTGCAAACGGAAGACATAATGGGCTAGAGGTCCAAACGTTGTAGAATCTCATAATGACAATGCAAGCAAAAAGGCATAAAAGCACCAAACAGGAACAATCTGCCAACCCAAGACAAAGACTTCTGATCTTTATCACGTTTCTTCCTCCGCACTCCCAAAGTCATCAGATGCAAAATATAAAGCACAACACCCAAAGGGTTCTATTCAGTCTCCGACTCCGCTGAAGATTGTCCTGACATGGCCATGGTGGCTCCGGTCGCGATCGGTACACGGGGCACGGTGGGCTCGCTCGTGAGGAAGGAAATCGAGTATTTCAGCAAGGTCTGCGGTACTAGTTCGCAGGTGGAAGAGGCCGATTCGAGGAGGGGGTATTTCAGACTCGGTTTTCGGTTCTTGGCGGCGtcatggaggaggaagaagcggCTCGTGCCGAGGATATGCTCGGCCGTGGAAGTTGCCGAGAGGAGCTACGGGGTGAGGAATGAAGTCCCAGGTTTCAATTACAGGGTGCTTAAGGATGAATTATGAGGAGATTCTGGAGAATCGTTTCAAGCCAATCCTAGTTCGGTTAATCAAGCTGCCGGCAAGTTAAAAGAAAGCCACCATCACTTTGTTCCTGGCGGCATTCACTGTGGATTTTCTGATCCAAAACCATTCTTCTTGTCTTCCTATTTCAGAAAGTCATCGGTTCATTCACATGACTTTAGTAGGATCTTGCTGATTGTATAGCTACTTCACAAACACTTTGCTTTGTTTTCTGAAGTGTCGACCCCACCGGTCGGGATTGCTTCTCTTGAGATTCGATTCGATTTGATCCGATCCTAGCCCATCGATCCAGTAATTTCGTCATGTCATTAGCAATTCTCCATGAGATGATTTCATTTTTGAGTCTCGATTTAATTAGTAAGTTCCTCATTTATACGGTAGGTTTTCACCTAGTAACGTAAATTAAACATGACAAAACGGTAATTTTGCTATATTAATGTAATATTCCACGTACGTTAAACTAATTACAAATTCATATGTAATTAATATCTTGCCCGCGAGGTCAATAAACCTTATTTGATAACATATCTTTACTTAGTAGTTTATACCGTACATTTAACTTTTCCACGATAACTTCTAAACATCAATAAGGCATCGTTTGTGTCGCGacctcaaaaaaataaacaggttaattttcgggctaatggattatcaggttaattaattaactaacctaactcggactctcccaagtccataccaaatc
The sequence above is drawn from the Rhodamnia argentea isolate NSW1041297 chromosome 9, ASM2092103v1, whole genome shotgun sequence genome and encodes:
- the LOC115742961 gene encoding N6-mAMP deaminase; the protein is MESFRSMPKVELHAHLNGSIRNSTILELARDLGQKGVIDFLDVEHVIMKNDRSLVEVFKLFDLVHVITTEHSTITRITKEVIEDFASENVVYLELRTTPKKNDSIGMSKRSYMEAVIQGLRAVASFDVHFVPQTKQVASSFNSQFMENSLNGSAKKKIYVRLLLSIDRRETTIAALETVELALEMRDVGVVGVDLSGNPTVGEWDTFVPALSFARQKGLRVTLHCGEVPNRKEIQQMLDFVPERIGHACCFCEEDWRKLKALNVPVEICLTSNVMTQSVSSIDVHHFADLYRAQHPVALCTDDTGVFSTSLSQEYSLASSTFGIDKADIFDLAYKAISQAFADHKVKDEVRKIFSSAKGQVSSMDRIDP
- the LOC115742882 gene encoding uncharacterized protein LOC115742882 encodes the protein MAMVAPVAIGTRGTVGSLVRKEIEYFSKVCGTSSQVEEADSRRGYFRLGFRFLAASWRRKKRLVPRICSAVEVAERSYGVRNEVPGFNYRVLKDEL